The genomic segment CGCACCGACGCCCTGAAGTTCTACTACACCCAGCGCAGCGGCATCGCGATCGACGAGGCCCTGCGCCCCGGCTACGGCCGCCCGGCCGGTCACGTCGACGTCGCCCCCAACCAGGGTGACGGCAACGTTCCCTGCCAGGCCGGCGTGTGCGACTACAACCTGGACGTGCGCGGTGGCTGGTACGACGCGGGCGACCACGGCAAGTACGTCGTCAACGGCGGCATCTCGGTGTGGGAGCTGCTCAACGCGTACGAGCGCACCCCCGGCCTGCGCAAGGTCGGCCTGAACATCCCGGAGAGCGGCAACGGCACGCCCGACCTGCTCAACGAGGTCCGCTGGGAGCTCGACTTCCTGCTCAAGATGCAGGTGCCGGCGGGTAAGCCGTACGCGGGCATGGCCCACCACAAGATCCACGACCAGAACTGGACCGGGCTGCCGCTGCTGCCGCACCTGGACCCGCAGCCGCGCGAGCTGCACCCGGTGTCCACGGCCGCCACGCTCAACCTGGCCGCCACTGCCGCGCAGGCCGCGCGCATCTACTCCAAGTACGACCGCGCGTTCGCGCAGAAAGCGCTCACCGCCGCGCGTACGGCGTACGCGGCCGCCAAGGCCAACCCGGCCCTGCTGGCTCCCGAGTCCGACGGTGTGGGCGGTGGCGCCTACAACGACGCCAAGGTGAGCGACGACTTCTACTGGGCGGCCGCCGAGCTGTTCCTCACCACGGGGGAGAAGCAGTACTCCGCGGACGTGCTCGCGTCGCCCGAGCACACCGCCGACGTGTTCGGCGCCGGCGCCTTCGACTGGGGCAACACGGCCGCCGCGGGCCGCCTCGACCTGGCGCTGGTGCCGAACCGTCTGCCCGGCCTGGCCAAGGTGAAGGCCTCGGTCGTCGCGGGCGCCGACAAGTACCTGGCGATCCAGAAGCAGCACCCGTACGGGGTCCCGTACGCGCCCGCGAACAACTCGTGGGACTGGGGCTCGAACAGCATCATCCTCAACAACATGGTCGTCATCGCGGCCGCGCACGAACTGACCGGCCGTGACCGGTACCGCGACGGCGTGCTGACCGGGCTCGACTACATCTTCGGCCGCAACGCGCTCAACATCTCCTACGTGACCGGCTACGGCGAGGTCAGCTCGCACAACCAGCACAGCCGCTGGTACGCCAAGCAGCTCGACCCCGCCCTGCCCAACCCGCCGGTGGGCACCCTCGCGGGCGGCGCCAACTCGTCGATCCAGGACCCGTACGCCCAGAGCAAGCTCACCGGCTGCGTCGGGCAGTTCTGCTACATCGACGACATCCAGTCCTGGTCCACGAACGAGCTGACGATCAACTGGAACGCGCCGCTGGCGTGGATCGCGGCTTACGTGGCGGCCCTGTAAAACGGGTCGCCTCGACGGCGCGGGTGCGCTTAGGTTGACGTCGTGTCTGCCGAAGCCGCCCGCGCCGCCGAGATTCTGAGCCAGCTCGCCACCCCGTTGCGCCTCCGGGCGTACGCGGAACTGGTCCACCGCGGCCAGGAAGGCGCCACGATCGCCGAGCTCGCGTACATTCTCGACGTGCCCGTGCAGACCGCGGGCGAGACCCTGGCCCGCCTCGTCGGCGCCGGACTGGCCACCGGCACGGGCAACGGCGTCTACCGCGCCTCGGGCGGCGAGTTGCGCGAAGCCGCCCAAGCGATCGACCGCGTGCAGCCGATCGCGTCCTATCTCGCCGACTATCCGCAGCTGCGGGGCAACTTCACCCACGGCCGCCTGTCGACCATGCCGCCCACGATGAGCGAGCGCTACACGATGCTGGGCGAGCTGCTGTCCCGCTTTCTCGCGCTCGAAGGCCTGCACACCGAGCACGAGATCAACCACCGGCTGGCCGAGGTCACCGACGACGTCGCCGCGACACGCCGCATGCTGGTCGAAACGGGCTGGTTGGAGAGGGACCAGGCCGGTTCCACGTACGGAGTGGGTCGTCTGGTGCCGGAGCAGCGTTAGCGGCGCAGGGCGTCGCGGCCAGGCTCATCCACCATTCGATCAGGTAGTCCATCGCGGCCGTGCCAATCTGGCACTTGAAGGCGGCCGCGAACGCCGAACGCGACATCCGGCTGAGTCCGTCCAGCTCGCCGAGG from the Paractinoplanes abujensis genome contains:
- a CDS encoding glycoside hydrolase family 9 protein; the encoded protein is MSLWERSRNVAVIGAAVLVGTGLAVPAQAAEVEQVVNGGFADGTAPFWANGGMTLALDDGRGCVDVPGGTANKWDAILGQNDIDLVAGENYRFAFDASGSAAKSVRAVVGLAVDPYDTYFEQSPVLGETQHYEWTFTAAASTAQGQVAFQLGGSPDPWRFCVDNVSLVGGVPPEVYEPDTGPRVRVNQVAYLPSGPKVATLVTGKTTPVAWRLADKSGRTRAEGQSKPRGVDVSSGENVHTIDFSAVKAKGTGFTLTADGETSRPFDITADAYAKLRTDALKFYYTQRSGIAIDEALRPGYGRPAGHVDVAPNQGDGNVPCQAGVCDYNLDVRGGWYDAGDHGKYVVNGGISVWELLNAYERTPGLRKVGLNIPESGNGTPDLLNEVRWELDFLLKMQVPAGKPYAGMAHHKIHDQNWTGLPLLPHLDPQPRELHPVSTAATLNLAATAAQAARIYSKYDRAFAQKALTAARTAYAAAKANPALLAPESDGVGGGAYNDAKVSDDFYWAAAELFLTTGEKQYSADVLASPEHTADVFGAGAFDWGNTAAAGRLDLALVPNRLPGLAKVKASVVAGADKYLAIQKQHPYGVPYAPANNSWDWGSNSIILNNMVVIAAAHELTGRDRYRDGVLTGLDYIFGRNALNISYVTGYGEVSSHNQHSRWYAKQLDPALPNPPVGTLAGGANSSIQDPYAQSKLTGCVGQFCYIDDIQSWSTNELTINWNAPLAWIAAYVAAL
- a CDS encoding DUF2087 domain-containing protein, whose amino-acid sequence is MSAEAARAAEILSQLATPLRLRAYAELVHRGQEGATIAELAYILDVPVQTAGETLARLVGAGLATGTGNGVYRASGGELREAAQAIDRVQPIASYLADYPQLRGNFTHGRLSTMPPTMSERYTMLGELLSRFLALEGLHTEHEINHRLAEVTDDVAATRRMLVETGWLERDQAGSTYGVGRLVPEQR